The sequence GCATCAGCACTCGATGGTTGCTGGTTTTGAACAACATAAAAGCCAAATGAGGAACAGCAATTCCTACAAAGGCTACAGGCCCACAAAAAGCCGTCGATGCCGCCGCCAAAAGGGAAGCTCCCAAAAGCACCATCATACGACCGTGGCGCACATTCACGCCTAGGCCCTTCGCAAAGTCATCGCCCATTCGAGCGGCGTTCAAGTAACGCACCGAAAGTACCAACAAGGCAAGCCCCACCAAAACACTCAGGGCATAAATCCAAATGCAATCGAAGGTTAGTCTGCCAAAGCTGCCCATGCCCCAAGACACATACACCCGCAACGATTCCGCGTCGCTCCCCACAATCAATAGACTCACCAAGGCGTCAATAAAATAGCCGACCAAAAGTCCCACAATCAAAAGCACCGTCGATTTCTCGAAGCGGGTAGCCACCGTCATTACCACAAGTGTCACCGCAAGAGCGCCCACCGACGCCGCAGACAGCACTCCAAAATAACCGAAG comes from Fibrobacter sp. UWB15 and encodes:
- a CDS encoding iron ABC transporter permease yields the protein MAGKCRFDYRIPIGFALLFSLAVVLSYLTLFSGAVGLSWSDLSFGSVETRIFWDIRVPRLAAAVLTGISLSVAGLSLQTLFRNPLAGPFVLGISSGASLGVALSLLAGFGFGYFGVLSAASVGALAVTLVVMTVATRFEKSTVLLIVGLLVGYFIDALVSLLIVGSDAESLRVYVSWGMGSFGRLTFDCIWIYALSVLVGLALLVLSVRYLNAARMGDDFAKGLGVNVRHGRMMVLLGASLLAAASTAFCGPVAFVGIAVPHLAFMLFKTSNHRVLMPASALCGIVLCLAACQFSKIPLNAVLSLVGVPVVLWVIVRGGGIRR